The proteins below are encoded in one region of Litorilinea aerophila:
- the rnc gene encoding ribonuclease III translates to MSAADLSEFEERHHLHFNDKQLLQQAFVHRSYLNEAPDDEVLEDNERLEFLGDAILGFIVSEELFRRFPEQREGDLTNLRAALVRRETLARLAERLDLGDYLLLGHGEDESGGRQRSAILCATFEALVGAIYLEHGIDVARHFVLSQMEDELALLQEGDYGKDPKSRLQEWAQEVFGAAPRYKVVDSEGPDHARIFTIQVSILQHPWGVGRGHSKQEASQAAAAMALHRIGVNVPEYTPDPALEAQWPLPPPLPLPGTEDGLNQGKPSGR, encoded by the coding sequence GTGAGTGCTGCTGACCTATCTGAATTTGAGGAACGTCATCATCTTCATTTTAATGACAAACAACTGCTTCAACAGGCCTTCGTCCATCGCAGCTACCTGAACGAAGCCCCGGATGATGAAGTGCTGGAGGACAACGAGCGGCTGGAGTTTCTGGGTGACGCCATTCTGGGCTTCATCGTCAGCGAGGAGCTGTTTCGCCGCTTCCCAGAACAGCGGGAGGGGGACCTCACCAACCTGCGGGCCGCCCTGGTGCGCCGGGAGACCCTGGCCCGCCTGGCTGAACGCCTTGACCTGGGCGACTATCTGCTGCTGGGGCACGGCGAGGACGAGAGCGGCGGACGCCAGCGGTCGGCCATCCTGTGCGCCACCTTCGAGGCCCTGGTCGGCGCCATCTACCTGGAGCATGGCATCGATGTGGCGCGCCACTTTGTGCTGAGCCAGATGGAAGACGAGCTGGCGCTGCTACAGGAGGGGGACTACGGCAAGGATCCCAAGAGCCGCCTCCAGGAGTGGGCCCAGGAGGTCTTCGGCGCGGCGCCCCGCTACAAGGTGGTGGATAGTGAAGGCCCAGACCACGCCCGCATCTTCACCATCCAGGTCTCCATTCTACAACATCCGTGGGGTGTGGGGCGGGGCCACAGCAAGCAGGAGGCTTCCCAGGCTGCGGCGGCCATGGCCCTCCATCGCATCGGAGTCAACGTGCCTGAATACACGCCCGACCCCGCGCTGGAGGCCCAGTGGCCCCTGCCGCCGCCCCTGCCCTTGCCCGGCACCGAAGACGGCCTGAACCAGGGGAAACCGTCGGGCCGGTAG
- a CDS encoding threonine synthase, with product MIAYCPTCSFRAPAELSPLRCPSTSTPLEYTDLPPFDPAAIDPAQAGQWRYRAMLPVVGPGQELVTLGEGWTPLIQDRWHGLPLHWKLDALMPTGSYKDRGVSVMVNWLVSRGALTVVDDSSGNAGASLACYAARAGLEACIYVPESAPMPKKAQIAIYGAELVEVPGPRDAASKAAAAASRMVKSIKYASHAWHPAFLLGQMTAAWEIWEQLGRQVPDWVVAPAGHGGALLGIWRGFQHLQNSGVTDKLPRLMAVQAEPYTPIYDAFHHRQTQVHPTVVMEPISADGIAINVPVRAASLLEALRRSQGTVVAVDEAEIRQAHRQLAERGLFVEPTSATVAAALCKSLSLFNASDSVVAVLTGHGLKNPPSVDEE from the coding sequence CCTCCCCCCCTTCGACCCTGCGGCCATCGACCCTGCCCAGGCAGGTCAATGGCGCTACCGGGCCATGTTGCCCGTGGTCGGCCCCGGCCAGGAGCTGGTGACCCTGGGCGAAGGGTGGACACCCCTGATTCAAGACCGCTGGCATGGGCTGCCCCTCCACTGGAAGCTGGATGCCCTGATGCCGACGGGCAGTTACAAGGATCGGGGCGTGAGCGTGATGGTGAACTGGCTGGTCAGCCGGGGGGCGCTGACCGTGGTGGACGATTCCAGCGGCAACGCCGGGGCCAGCCTGGCCTGCTACGCGGCCCGGGCCGGCCTGGAGGCATGTATCTACGTCCCCGAGAGCGCGCCCATGCCCAAAAAGGCCCAGATCGCCATCTACGGCGCGGAGCTGGTGGAAGTTCCCGGCCCCCGGGACGCGGCCTCCAAAGCCGCGGCCGCGGCCAGCCGTATGGTTAAGTCCATCAAATACGCCTCCCACGCCTGGCATCCGGCCTTCCTGCTGGGGCAGATGACCGCGGCCTGGGAGATCTGGGAGCAGCTGGGGCGCCAGGTGCCGGACTGGGTGGTGGCGCCGGCCGGCCATGGCGGAGCGCTGTTGGGCATCTGGCGTGGCTTCCAACATCTGCAAAATTCCGGCGTGACCGACAAACTCCCCAGGCTGATGGCCGTTCAGGCCGAGCCCTACACGCCCATCTACGATGCCTTCCATCACCGCCAGACCCAGGTTCATCCCACCGTGGTCATGGAGCCCATCAGCGCCGACGGCATCGCCATCAACGTGCCGGTGCGGGCCGCCTCCCTGCTGGAGGCGCTGCGCCGCTCCCAGGGGACTGTGGTGGCCGTCGACGAAGCCGAGATCCGGCAGGCCCACCGCCAACTGGCTGAACGGGGGCTCTTTGTGGAGCCTACCAGTGCCACTGTGGCGGCCGCGTTGTGCAAAAGCCTTTCCCTTTTCAACGCCAGCGATAGCGTCGTGGCCGTTCTGACCGGCCATGGCCTGAAGAATCCACCCAGCGTGGATGAAGAGTAG